A genomic segment from Candidatus Lernaella stagnicola encodes:
- a CDS encoding diguanylate cyclase: MEQVDDLQKRLSGDRGRDGQHHILIVDDEEENLDLLAASLRRGNKIFKASTAEQALELMQTKEIHLVITDQKMPGMKGTELLAILQESHPYVGRILVTGFGDLEVAIDAINRGKVHRFATKPWDPDDIKQMVIEELERYDLLVSHRRLTADLIQKNDELQHANEQLALQKAEIQNLADEYLQQRELAIEMSEKFAHANLELINAQEEINQKNLKLEAANKKLAQLSITDGLTGFYNHRHMNTVLDSEIGRAKRYRLFLSLLMVDLDNFKEINDTYGHLFGDTVLRTATEIIRRNIRETDLPTRYGGDEFLVILPHTGIDRASFLAKRIHFDLRNYVFYAPNGNKVKQSVSIGIAFFPHAKAKDRESLIALADQAMYDAKQQGRDRIVVISP; encoded by the coding sequence ATGGAGCAGGTTGACGACCTACAAAAACGCCTTTCCGGCGATCGCGGCCGCGACGGTCAACACCATATCCTTATCGTAGACGACGAAGAGGAAAATCTCGACCTGTTGGCCGCGAGTTTGCGCCGCGGCAATAAAATCTTTAAAGCGAGCACGGCCGAACAAGCTCTCGAGCTGATGCAAACCAAAGAAATCCACTTGGTTATCACCGACCAGAAAATGCCCGGCATGAAAGGCACGGAGTTATTGGCGATTCTGCAGGAATCGCACCCTTACGTGGGGCGCATTCTGGTGACCGGCTTCGGCGATCTGGAGGTGGCGATCGATGCGATCAACCGGGGCAAGGTACATCGCTTCGCCACGAAACCCTGGGACCCGGACGATATCAAGCAGATGGTCATTGAGGAGTTGGAACGCTACGACCTCTTGGTCAGCCACCGCCGCTTGACCGCTGATTTGATTCAAAAGAACGACGAGTTGCAGCACGCAAACGAGCAACTGGCGCTCCAGAAAGCGGAGATTCAGAATCTGGCCGATGAGTATCTCCAACAACGGGAGTTGGCGATCGAAATGAGCGAAAAGTTCGCCCACGCCAACCTCGAACTCATCAACGCGCAGGAAGAGATCAACCAAAAGAACCTCAAACTTGAAGCGGCTAACAAAAAGCTGGCGCAACTAAGCATCACCGACGGTCTGACGGGTTTCTACAACCACCGGCATATGAACACGGTCCTCGACAGTGAAATCGGCCGCGCGAAGCGGTATCGTCTTTTTCTCTCGTTGCTGATGGTCGATTTGGACAACTTCAAGGAAATCAACGACACCTACGGACACCTGTTCGGGGATACGGTACTGCGAACCGCCACCGAGATCATTCGCCGAAATATCCGCGAAACCGACCTGCCCACGCGTTACGGCGGCGACGAGTTTCTCGTTATCTTGCCGCATACAGGTATTGATCGGGCGTCTTTCTTGGCCAAACGGATACATTTTGACCTGCGAAACTACGTCTTCTATGCGCCCAATGGCAACAAAGTGAAGCAATCGGTTAGTATCGGCATCGCTTTCTTCCCGCACGCCAAGGCGAAGGATCGCGAGAGCCTGATCGCCTTGGCCGACCAGGCCATGTATGACGCCAAACAACAAGGACGCGACCGCATTGTGGTCATCTCGCCCTAG
- a CDS encoding ATP-binding protein — protein MRSFPITGKIVLWFAALAAISGLLVLVSFVVGGNVDFWLVAALFATFLLFFLASLHYTRGVVRRWNMVVQRLESIARGRVNAVEPPANLDPELLELWDGLERVAAVIDRRRNELENIVRDHLESEITAEKQQLEAFLRGIGDGVSIVDPNMNIVFMNDTMRKIFGDHVGDKCYRVYENKKEVCPGCPVRQAMLTGEVHHSLRRVYDQHGNLLYYESTGSPIRDHTGRIIAGLELARDATQRIKLERNVEIRSRQLAAANAELRRANEQLARAYEELQQAQIHRAHAEKMASLGVLVSGVAHEINNPLNFVAGSQKLLQENVERLRRMLEEFERLELGEGNRERLDELKKSYEYDYILEDLKTIVRNIGTGAARMKQIVQNLRAFSRMDRGQREEFNVCEGIESTLQILHHQYKDRITIERDYRNVPPIICTPGQINQVFMNILHNAIQALEGAGRIVISVRAVGDWLQVSVADDGPGIADDDLLHVFDPFFTTKKVGKGTGLGLSISYGIVQDHGGRLWVESEQGNGSTFHLKLPLNDDAGRNEEE, from the coding sequence ATGAGATCCTTCCCGATCACCGGCAAGATTGTTTTGTGGTTCGCCGCACTGGCCGCGATTTCAGGGCTCCTCGTGTTGGTTTCGTTCGTCGTTGGCGGAAACGTGGACTTCTGGCTGGTCGCCGCCCTGTTTGCCACCTTCCTGCTGTTTTTTCTCGCGAGCCTCCATTACACGCGGGGCGTTGTACGGCGATGGAACATGGTCGTGCAACGCCTTGAGAGTATCGCGCGGGGCAGGGTGAACGCGGTCGAGCCGCCGGCGAACCTGGATCCCGAATTGCTGGAATTATGGGACGGCTTGGAACGTGTCGCCGCAGTCATCGATCGCCGGCGCAACGAGTTAGAAAACATCGTTCGCGATCATCTGGAAAGCGAGATCACCGCCGAAAAGCAACAACTGGAAGCCTTTTTACGCGGCATCGGCGACGGCGTGAGCATCGTCGATCCCAACATGAACATCGTTTTCATGAACGATACGATGCGCAAGATTTTCGGCGATCACGTCGGCGACAAATGTTACCGGGTATACGAGAACAAGAAAGAAGTGTGCCCGGGGTGCCCCGTCAGACAGGCGATGCTCACGGGCGAGGTACACCACAGCCTTCGGCGCGTGTACGACCAACACGGCAACCTCTTGTATTACGAATCGACCGGCAGCCCGATCCGCGACCACACGGGGCGGATCATCGCCGGGCTGGAATTGGCGCGTGATGCCACGCAACGCATCAAGTTGGAGCGCAACGTGGAAATCCGGTCGAGGCAGTTGGCGGCGGCCAATGCCGAATTGCGCCGCGCCAATGAGCAACTCGCCCGCGCCTACGAGGAATTGCAGCAGGCGCAAATCCATCGCGCCCACGCGGAAAAAATGGCCTCGCTCGGCGTGCTGGTTTCGGGCGTTGCGCACGAGATCAACAATCCGCTTAATTTTGTCGCCGGATCGCAGAAACTGCTGCAGGAAAACGTGGAACGTCTGCGACGCATGTTGGAGGAATTCGAACGCCTCGAACTGGGCGAAGGTAATCGCGAGCGCTTGGACGAACTCAAGAAAAGTTACGAATACGATTACATTTTGGAAGACTTGAAAACGATCGTTCGCAACATCGGCACCGGCGCGGCACGCATGAAGCAGATCGTTCAAAATCTGCGGGCGTTTTCGCGGATGGATCGCGGACAGCGCGAGGAATTCAACGTTTGCGAGGGCATCGAGTCGACACTGCAGATCTTGCACCACCAGTATAAGGATCGCATTACCATCGAACGCGATTACCGCAACGTACCGCCGATCATTTGCACTCCCGGCCAGATCAATCAAGTTTTTATGAATATTTTGCACAACGCGATCCAAGCCCTCGAAGGCGCGGGAAGAATCGTCATCTCGGTGCGTGCCGTGGGAGACTGGCTGCAAGTTTCCGTCGCCGACGACGGACCCGGCATCGCCGACGACGACCTGTTGCACGTGTTCGACCCCTTTTTCACGACGAAAAAAGTCGGCAAGGGCACTGGACTGGGGTTGTCGATTAGTTATGGTATTGTCCAAGACCACGGAGGACGTCTATGGGTCGAAAGTGAACAGGGAAACGGCTCGACGTTCCATCTGAAATTGCCACTCAACGACGATGCGGGAAGAAACGAGGAAGAGTAA